Proteins from one bacterium genomic window:
- the rpsU gene encoding 30S ribosomal protein S21, translated as MPAVKVREGESFEKALRRFTKACEKAGLMSELKKRRHFEKPSEKKKRKMKIARRKARRLATLESR; from the coding sequence ATGCCTGCTGTCAAAGTCCGTGAAGGCGAAAGTTTTGAAAAGGCCCTGCGCCGTTTTACCAAAGCATGTGAGAAAGCCGGCTTGATGTCGGAGCTGAAGAAGCGCCGGCACTTCGAAAAGCCCAGCGAGAAGAAGAAGCGCAAAATGAAAATCGCGCGCCGCAAGGCCCGACGCCTGGCGACGCTGGAAAGCAGATAG
- a CDS encoding GatB/YqeY domain-containing protein produces MTLLEKLSEDLKQAMKSGDKRRVETIRLLRSQLKDTQIAKMRPLEPEEELEVLNSAAKRRRESIDAYTKAGRTDLVANETAELDIIAAYLPQALSPAEITALIETAIQESGAKDLKDLGKVMGKIMPLAKGRADGKLLQQLVRERLS; encoded by the coding sequence ATGACGTTGCTGGAGAAACTCAGCGAAGATCTCAAGCAGGCCATGAAAAGCGGCGACAAGCGCCGGGTGGAAACCATCCGCCTGTTGCGGTCGCAACTCAAGGACACGCAGATCGCCAAGATGCGGCCGCTCGAGCCTGAGGAAGAATTGGAAGTCTTGAACAGCGCCGCCAAGCGCCGCCGGGAATCCATCGACGCCTATACCAAAGCCGGGCGCACCGACCTGGTGGCGAACGAGACCGCGGAACTGGACATCATTGCCGCCTATCTACCGCAAGCTCTGAGCCCTGCAGAAATCACCGCTCTCATCGAAACCGCGATTCAGGAGAGCGGCGCCAAGGATCTCAAGGATCTCGGCAAAGTCATGGGGAAAATCATGCCGCTGGCCAAAGGCCGCGCCGACGGCAAGCTGCTGCAGCAACTCGTGCGGGAACGGCTCTCCTGA
- a CDS encoding CvpA family protein, with protein MQIIINFADFFILGVLAYFTWRGFKSGLYESLLDLFGFFFCLTLTLIALPYFAQFFSYVVQLPPNMSVLLGFVFVFALLALAYLFFVKWIKTMVAMTVNEKFNRITGTGLGLYRGVLMASLLMLGFVLLPIPHVVQGTQARSLLMARTKIILPLNYDYVRKLIPGPPGFREALQAAYKRIGELDPISARLLDELPGKPPPPKMSDY; from the coding sequence GTGCAAATCATCATCAATTTCGCCGATTTCTTCATTCTGGGTGTGCTCGCCTACTTCACCTGGCGCGGCTTCAAGAGCGGCCTTTATGAAAGCCTGCTGGATTTGTTCGGTTTCTTCTTTTGCCTCACGCTTACCCTGATCGCGCTGCCATACTTCGCGCAATTCTTCAGCTACGTCGTGCAACTCCCCCCCAACATGAGCGTGCTGCTCGGCTTCGTGTTCGTGTTTGCGCTGCTGGCCCTGGCCTACCTCTTCTTCGTGAAATGGATCAAAACCATGGTCGCAATGACGGTGAACGAGAAGTTCAACCGCATCACCGGCACCGGGCTGGGGCTCTATCGCGGCGTGTTGATGGCCAGCCTGCTCATGCTGGGGTTCGTGCTGCTGCCGATTCCCCACGTGGTGCAGGGCACGCAGGCACGCAGCCTGCTCATGGCGCGCACCAAGATCATCCTGCCGCTGAACTATGACTATGTGCGCAAGCTCATTCCCGGTCCACCCGGCTTTCGCGAGGCCCTGCAGGCCGCTTACAAGCGCATTGGTGAGCTTGATCCCATCAGCGCGCGCTTGCTGGACGAATTGCCCGGCAAGCCGCCTCCTCCCAAGATGAGCGACTACTGA
- a CDS encoding endonuclease MutS2, producing the protein MSASPPDYFPAAAAALELPKVLKQVAAAALSSAGAEAILHLQPLPDLPSVQARLAEVTEMRSLLEFDDTFPIASLPDLSATLQHLRIQGRTLEIQQLIDLARFSATARRVRHYLLARREKYPELLRTALLLTSLQEHERALESALNFTEGTVKDSASPVLARVRREISRALSEVRDRLERIARKLAAQDMLREQMITLREGRLVLMLKEEHRRHVPGLVHDHSASGRTVFVEPMESVEINNRVRELYSAERDEVERILQMLTERLRQVLPALLANHEGMIAIDVMHAKAQAARQLAASAPQMLAEAKLKLINACHPLLLLKNEDRRKVVPLDLELGFPAEAALPVRTLLISGPNAGGKTVALKTVGLLALLARCGLHIPASPDSAVPLCENVFVDIGDRQSIEDDLSTFTSHVKHLVEILRRAGSGDLVLIDEIGAGTDPEAGAALSVAVLRELNRRGCLTIVTTHHGALKTFAQEEPGVSNGSMAFDRETLTPTYQFRAGLPGASYAFEIAERMGMAAPVIAAARTLVGVEKVNVEELLNELQNKLAQQQQLNEKLQVEETRLRGLQKLYEEREQSLRAQVQEIKKKAHAEAEALLQNANAIIENAVREIRETNAAREAIKAGRENLAALRERLARENQLEEPPPPATDETGIAKFEIGMPVKWLKQGALATVLELPDSSGKVLVAAGALRARVPVGDLRAVRAGRKTEPAALPKASVQEAARHAEIDLRGMRVDEALAMVDKFLDDALLAGWNEVRLIHGKGTGALRQSIANHLKTLPHVKSSRLGQFGEGDVGVTVVELA; encoded by the coding sequence ATGAGTGCTTCACCCCCAGACTATTTTCCTGCTGCGGCTGCCGCCCTGGAGCTTCCCAAAGTGCTCAAACAAGTGGCCGCGGCCGCGCTGTCGTCCGCCGGCGCCGAGGCCATTCTGCATCTGCAGCCGTTGCCCGATTTGCCCAGCGTGCAGGCGCGCCTCGCGGAAGTCACGGAGATGCGCAGTCTGCTCGAATTCGATGATACGTTTCCGATTGCTTCCCTGCCCGACCTGAGCGCGACGCTGCAGCATTTGCGCATTCAGGGCCGCACCCTCGAGATTCAACAGCTCATCGATCTCGCGCGCTTCTCGGCCACCGCCCGGCGCGTGCGCCATTATCTGCTGGCGCGCCGGGAAAAATACCCCGAATTGTTGCGCACGGCGCTGTTGCTCACCAGCCTGCAGGAACACGAACGCGCGCTGGAGAGTGCGCTCAATTTCACCGAGGGCACGGTGAAGGACTCCGCCAGTCCGGTGTTGGCGCGCGTGCGCCGCGAAATTTCCCGCGCGCTCTCCGAGGTGCGCGACCGGCTCGAACGCATCGCCCGCAAGCTGGCGGCGCAGGACATGCTGCGCGAGCAGATGATCACCCTGCGCGAAGGCCGCCTGGTGCTGATGTTGAAAGAGGAGCACCGCCGCCACGTCCCGGGCCTGGTACACGATCACTCTGCCAGCGGCCGCACGGTGTTCGTCGAGCCGATGGAATCGGTGGAAATCAACAACCGCGTGCGCGAGTTGTACAGCGCGGAACGCGATGAAGTCGAGCGCATTCTGCAGATGTTGACCGAGCGCCTGCGCCAGGTTCTGCCGGCGCTGCTCGCCAATCACGAGGGCATGATCGCCATTGACGTGATGCACGCCAAGGCCCAGGCCGCGCGCCAGCTCGCGGCCAGCGCCCCGCAGATGCTGGCCGAGGCCAAACTGAAATTGATCAATGCCTGCCATCCGCTGCTCTTGTTGAAAAATGAAGATCGCCGCAAGGTCGTGCCGCTGGATTTGGAGCTGGGATTTCCCGCAGAGGCGGCGCTGCCGGTGCGCACGCTGCTGATCAGCGGGCCGAATGCCGGCGGCAAAACCGTGGCGCTGAAAACCGTGGGTCTGTTGGCCTTGCTGGCGCGCTGCGGCCTGCACATTCCCGCCTCGCCGGACAGCGCCGTGCCGCTGTGCGAGAACGTCTTTGTCGACATCGGCGACCGGCAGTCGATCGAAGACGATCTTTCCACTTTCACTTCGCACGTCAAGCATTTGGTTGAAATTCTGCGGCGCGCCGGCAGCGGTGATCTCGTGCTGATCGACGAAATCGGCGCGGGCACCGATCCGGAGGCCGGCGCCGCGCTGTCGGTCGCGGTTCTGCGCGAACTCAACCGCCGCGGCTGCTTGACCATCGTCACCACCCATCACGGCGCGTTGAAGACCTTTGCCCAAGAGGAGCCGGGCGTGAGCAACGGCTCGATGGCCTTCGACCGTGAGACGCTGACGCCCACGTATCAATTCCGCGCCGGCCTGCCGGGCGCGAGTTACGCGTTCGAGATTGCCGAGCGCATGGGCATGGCCGCGCCGGTGATTGCAGCGGCGCGCACCCTGGTGGGCGTGGAAAAAGTCAACGTCGAAGAACTGCTCAACGAGCTGCAAAACAAACTGGCGCAACAGCAGCAGCTCAATGAAAAGCTGCAGGTGGAGGAAACCCGCTTACGCGGCCTGCAGAAGCTGTATGAGGAACGCGAGCAGAGTCTGCGGGCGCAGGTGCAGGAGATCAAAAAGAAGGCGCATGCCGAAGCCGAAGCGCTGCTGCAAAACGCCAACGCCATCATCGAAAACGCGGTGCGGGAGATTCGCGAAACCAATGCGGCACGGGAGGCGATCAAAGCGGGCAGGGAAAATCTGGCTGCGCTGCGCGAGCGCCTCGCGCGCGAGAACCAGCTCGAGGAGCCACCGCCGCCGGCAACGGATGAAACCGGGATCGCAAAATTCGAAATCGGCATGCCGGTGAAATGGCTGAAGCAGGGCGCGCTCGCGACGGTGTTGGAACTGCCGGATTCCTCCGGCAAAGTGCTGGTGGCCGCGGGCGCTTTGCGGGCGCGCGTGCCGGTGGGTGATTTGCGCGCGGTGAGGGCCGGCAGGAAAACCGAACCCGCGGCACTGCCGAAAGCGAGCGTGCAGGAGGCTGCCCGCCATGCGGAAATCGATCTGCGCGGCATGCGCGTGGACGAGGCACTCGCCATGGTGGACAAGTTTCTCGATGATGCCTTGTTGGCGGGCTGGAACGAAGTCCGGCTGATTCACGGCAAGGGCACGGGCGCGCTGCGCCAAAGCATTGCCAATCATCTCAAGACGCTGCCGCACGTGAAGAGTAGCCGGCTGGGCCAGTTTGGCGAGGGTGACGTCGGCGTGACGGTGGTGGAGCTGGCCTAG
- a CDS encoding inositol monophosphatase, with protein MTDIYKRCVMITSNEKLLAVAGEAAELAGRILLARWRDRPALQVDHKAEFDFVTEVDRQSEQAIVAHLRRHFPQHKMLAEEGGTSGGGGEVEWIIDPLDGTTNFIHGVPCFAVSIAARRQGEIVAGVVFDPLRQEQFTAVRGGGAFRNGERLRVSSSQRLQECLIATGFPFRAKHLAGSYLRMFHSFFAQVRDLRRMGSASLDLALVAAGVFDGFWEYDLNPWDFAAGTLLVEEAGGSISGFTPEENFWESGNIVASNGHVHALMQALIAAPADS; from the coding sequence GTGACAGACATCTATAAGCGTTGCGTGATGATAACGAGTAACGAAAAACTTCTCGCTGTCGCCGGTGAAGCTGCCGAGCTGGCCGGCCGCATCCTGCTGGCCCGCTGGCGCGACCGGCCGGCTTTGCAGGTCGATCACAAAGCCGAGTTCGATTTTGTCACCGAAGTCGACCGGCAGAGCGAGCAGGCGATTGTGGCACACCTGCGCCGCCATTTTCCCCAACACAAAATGCTGGCGGAGGAGGGCGGCACCTCGGGCGGCGGCGGTGAGGTGGAGTGGATCATCGATCCGCTCGACGGCACCACGAATTTCATTCACGGGGTGCCTTGTTTTGCGGTGTCGATTGCCGCGCGCCGCCAGGGTGAAATCGTCGCTGGCGTCGTGTTCGACCCGTTGCGCCAGGAGCAATTCACTGCCGTGCGCGGTGGCGGCGCCTTTCGCAACGGCGAGCGCTTGCGGGTTTCCTCGAGTCAGCGTTTGCAGGAGTGTTTGATTGCCACCGGTTTTCCCTTTCGCGCGAAGCATCTGGCCGGTTCCTATCTGCGCATGTTTCACAGCTTTTTCGCGCAGGTGCGAGACTTGCGCCGCATGGGCTCCGCCAGCCTCGATCTGGCCCTGGTGGCGGCCGGCGTGTTCGATGGTTTCTGGGAGTATGATTTGAACCCGTGGGATTTTGCCGCGGGCACCCTGTTGGTCGAAGAAGCCGGCGGCAGCATCAGCGGCTTCACTCCCGAGGAGAATTTTTGGGAGAGCGGCAATATCGTCGCGAGCAACGGCCACGTGCATGCGCTCATGCAAGCTCTGATCGCCGCGCCCGCGGACTCTTGA